Proteins encoded by one window of Cannabis sativa cultivar Pink pepper isolate KNU-18-1 chromosome 4, ASM2916894v1, whole genome shotgun sequence:
- the LOC133037066 gene encoding uncharacterized protein LOC133037066 — MGKYSNAEALFLNEGIFDHSLGVLTFHPETSNGKKPFKYFRMWSYYPTYEEKVKEVWTQQVYGTRMYQVVTKLKAMKGVLKEINKQGFSELHVARAKAKEVLAVCQNKLQMEPQNLLLHQEELEARHQFLKVHSDLLSMLQQKAKVSWDGTRTDQPEQVTDAFLSYYKMLLGSSMENRKKVIRSVVNVGPKVTNQQAEMLMEKYSKEECKAALFAIPGIKAPGPDGYSSYFFQDNWELIGNELYEVVESFLSSGKFLKEINSTVLTLIPKVKCPNTVKDFRGLRQGDPMSPLLFVLGMEYLSRIMQRIGSKEEFRFHERCEGIKLNHLSFADDVLLFSKGDFKSVYLMLQGLKLFSLSSSLHPNPTKPAVYFSGMHDKEIQ; from the exons ATGGGCAAGTACTCAAATGCTGAAGCTTTATTCCTTAATGAAGGAATTTTTGATCATTCCCTGGGGGTGTTAACTTTTCATCCTGAAACATCTAATGGTAAAAAACCATTTAAATATTTCAGAATGTGGAGTTATTATCCGACCTATGAAGAGAAAGTTAAAGAAGTATGGACACAACAAGTCTATGGAACAAGGATGTATCAAGTAGTCACAAAGCTTAAAGCTATGAAGGGAGTGCTAAAGGAGATTAACAAGCAAGGTTTTTCTGAGCTTCATGTTGCTAGAGCAAAGGCCAAAGAAGTGCTGGCTGTGTGTCAAAACAAGTTGCAAATGGAACCCCAAAACCTGCTGCTACATCAGGAGGAATTAGAGGCTCGACATCAATTTTTAAAGGTGCATAGTGACCTTTTATCCATGCTACAACAGAAAGCCAAGGTCTCTTGG GATGGAACCCGAACTGATCAGCCCGAACAGGTAACTGATGCTTTTCTTTCCTATTATAAGATGTTATTGGGAAGCTCCATGGAGAACAGGAAAAAAGTCATCCGTAGTGTTGTTAATGTGGGACCAAAAGTCACAAATCAGCAAGCTGAAATGCTGATGGAGAAGTACTCGAAGGAGGAGTGCAAAGCTGCCTTATTTGCAATCCCGGGAATCAAAGCGCCAGGTCCAGATGGATACTCGAGTTACTTTTTCCAAGATAACTGGGAGTTGATTGGGAATGAATTATATGAAGTTGTGGAATCTTTTTTGTCATCAGGAAAATTTTTGAAAGAGATAAACTCCACAGTTCTTACCCTTATACCAAAAGTGAAGTGCCCGAACACAGTGAAAGACTTCAG AGGATTACGCCAGGGGGATCCCATGTCTCCTCTCCTCTTTGTGCTGGGAATGGAATATCTGTCTAGAATTATGCAAAGAATTGGTTCTAAAGAAGAGTTTCGGTTTCATGAAAGATGTGAGGGGATCAAACTAAATCACTTAAGCTTCGCAGATGACGTGCTCTTGTTCAGTAAGGGTGACTTCAAAAGTGTGTATCTCATGCTACAAGGATTGAAGCTATTCTCATTATCCTCAAGTTTGCATCCTAATCCTACCAAACCCGCTGTCTACTTTAGTGGAATGCATGACAAGGAAATACAATGA